A single region of the Plasmodium reichenowi strain SY57 chromosome 9, whole genome shotgun sequence genome encodes:
- a CDS encoding hypothetical protein (conserved Plasmodium protein, unknown function~part of same gene as PRSY57_0906600A~gap found within coding sequence), which yields IYNREIKAQQWLNKGIAKVKLENMRYRRNIMKAKGENELISLSLLSFNMGTVVSYKGFKMYVMPSPQLPLNITKLNNIKGELKYEMSLLEKNIPTYNLFKNANVRNSFITPYYKENNYIFFNINLMLCECKSKSDSIFTHSELDHLDIESIPSAGERCYNVPPVYSNLLKVQNNICLYIEISDERKTDKEMYEKKVDIYLEKVVIELEKIHFNVPFDTVSLKMYLQNKGLRIRHLGRMLKFVTYKWLYNIISYEIFIRCVKKFIYRCIREMSIFYKKKVTEYIYQYKQNYEKNEIRNMREQELISNLFRVDKSSKKKKKMDFLYLNQKEANEDMNTKSNYNICNKINEVLDDMSLYDTDESTCSDNTYDNSNRKIFYYKNKEDKKKDKKISHSLLYIYEMGNDKNIIENRLKFDNLSLFSIIFNFDIFRKYTNKEMYILKRVNEKKRDVLDNYIIIKKIYKGNISLIDMFIINIFNILLTKHNYNKKDFLLEINKICYELYKINKSYSCEEIQDNYIYDNLQKCLGILYFPSLIEYDEEIKKRSTFFHLYDLKSYNIRIKRSFNIYYIDFVTNRYIYNYENIHLDICVENKRLLSILIFYTFVYYYNNNNVSKNSLCMGNLKWEDLENVLLQSGRHKKFYDKIYNEKINLLLRSKDNITLFNNTDYFTFYGLLNIVAQGIKMRLFRMAMNKSFYLFRYISENSVMSIYIRLMWLSIYMFLRYYVSEGCVLDGPHKKNDICFKDDKIGNGNLTNDIKEIKKIDKDKERFKDDNYDDNNNNNDGDHVLLKKKKKIFFKIERDEKRCDTTCQSTVYSDNISKSNVYEKCVQYTSDNSVDICEKDMTMFGKIHVYKRTYEICSIILKNYFVYYHPLYLDFYLSFAWYNKGSNNEKAFLHFLREFILLQINVCSKRCREKKMEILKMNENFEHLVYSIIFKNNKEEEDNKNKYDINENVNIRRMDNYISSTFLNDICYPHCNIYNENKNFDILKNFNFLKSNILLASSLHYFINSLFYYYNNDDFINKYKSTDFIFDSILLCIKSLESVKRTYRLSSYTEKGFGIACLDISLMIIKLKLKHPKFLEKKSNWMLYALHNAIEAQEVLKHHCGDNHIDTIKCRYTLGLIYIYFNNFECMNMLEDVLYHIKNYEYTYEDNNILSNTFWYIPDKYKDSLNCMNREKLILDKRKIKCFLFYMWLNIFIPLEYAKKIMNILFMLYSMDIYKKKKKEKLNYKDNTFFKQEQIESYEQIISFIKNYKYIYKKDDLFLNLEEYDHLLKSNEKIYLKRKEMENRKRKKKEMERYNIYSNNNNNNNIDDANYFNNIQVEKKEIGYFKLKGIIGCSNSIFDESPNYKMNKEIDNKDILFYLHNEKKNNEYYSITSCFLKEFIDIVEMESHLLYDEEKYLNEYKSYTNMEKKTKMYSLLKKLLKIKGKIKKRNRKNKDYDNYMDHINKYNDKPNYFDDNKRHYKSKNINSFIEYSDKDDTLSFLNSNQTWSDTSSNYSDIVRNISDHISNDNMKKKEKKKKNTFHGFLMPYDNNKKRRDKVKKFKIKKDINIFMSIMYYFLNYETFQKFYLKI from the exons AATATACAATAGGGAAATAAAAGCTCAACAATGGTTAAACAAAGGAATAGCTAAAGTAAAATTGGAAAATATGAGATATAGGAGAAACATCATGAAGGCAAAAGGAGAGAACGAATTGATAtcattatctttattatcttttaatatgGGTACAg TTGTGTCTTATAAAGGATTCAAAATGTATGTAATGCCGTCACCTCAATTACctttaaatataacaaaattaaataatattaaaggGGAACTgaaatat GAAATGTCActtttagaaaaaaatattccaACTTATAATTTGTTCAAAAATGCAAATGTAAGAAACTCTTTTATAACACcatattataaagaaaataattatatattttttaatatcaaTTTAATGTTGTGTGAATGTAAAAGTAAAAGTGATAGTATTTTTACACATTCTGAATTGGACCACTTGGATATCGAG AGTATACCTAGTGCAGGTGAAAGGTGCTATAATGTTCCGCCTGTTTATTCCAATCTGCTGAAGgtacaaaataatatttgtttatacATAGAAATATCAGATGAGCGTAAGACAGATAAAGAGATGTACGAGAAAAAAGTcgatatatatttagagAAGGTTGTTATAGAGCTGGAGAAAATACATTTTAACGTCCCGTTTGATACTGTTTCcttaaaaatgtatttacaaaataaaggTTTAAGAATAAGACATCTTGGGAGGATGTTGAAATTTGTTACTTATAAATggttatataatataatttcataTGAGATATTTATACGTTGTGTAAAAAAGTTTATATATCGTTGCATACGTGAAATGtctatattttataagaaGAAAGTGAcagaatatatatatcaatataaacaaaattatgaaaaaaatgagatTAGAAATATGAGGGAACAAGAATTAATAAGTAACCTTTTTCGAGTAGATAAGAGTagtaaaaagaaaaagaagatggattttttatatttaaatcaAAAGGAAGCAAATGAAGACATGAATACAAAAagtaattataatatttgtaataaaataaatgaagtATTAGATGATATGTCATTATATGATACGGATGAATCTACATGTAGTGATAATACATATGATAATAGTAATaggaaaatattttattataaaaacaaagaaGATAAGAAGAAAGACAAAAAGATAAGTCATAGtttattgtatatatatgaaatgGGAAATGATAAGAATATCATTGAAAACCGTTTGAAGTTTGATAATTTATCCTTATTTtcaattatatttaattttgaTATTTTCAGAAAATATACCAATAAagaaatgtatatattaaaaagggtcaatgaaaagaaaagagATGTTTtagataattatataataattaaaaagatataCAAAGGAAATATTAGTTTAATCGATATgttcataataaatatttttaatatattattgacaaaacataattataataaaaaggattttttattagaaataaataagatatgttatgaattatataaaataaataaatcatattCGTGTGAAGAAATTCaagataattatatatatgataatttacaaaaatgtctaggtatattatattttccatCTTTAATAGAATATGATGAAGAAATTAAGAAGAGGAGTacattttttcatttgtatGATTTAAAGAgttataatataagaatCAAACGATCGTtcaatatttattacataGATTTTGTTACAAAtaggtatatatataattatgaaaatattcaCTTAGATATATGTGTAGAAAATAAGAGATTATTATCAATactaatattttatacattcgtatattattataataataataatgtgaGTAAGAATAGTTTATGTATGGGCAATTTAAAATGGGAAGATCTTGAAAATGTGTTATTACAATCTGGTAgacataaaaaattttatgataaaatatataatgaaaagatAAATCTTCTTTTAAGATCAAAGgataatataacattattTAACAATACAGattattttactttttatggtttattaaatatagTAGCTCAAGGAATAAAGATGCGACTTTTTAGAATGGCGATGAATAAATCGTTTTATCTATTTAGATATATATCTGAAAATAGTGTTAtgtctatatatatacgtTTAATGTGgttatctatatatatgttcttACGATATTATGTTTCTGAAGGTTGTGTTTTAGACGGTCCACATAAAAAGAATgatatatgttttaaagATGATAAAATTGGAAATGGAAACTTAACCAATGatattaaagaaattaaaaaaattgataaGGATAAAGAGCGATTTAAAgatgataattatgatgataataataataataatgatggtGATCATGTATtgttgaaaaaaaagaaaaaaatattttttaaaattgaAAGGGATGAAAAAAGATGTGACACAACATGTCAATCGACAGTATATAgtgataatatatctaaaaGTAATGTTTATGAAAAATGTGTGCAATATACCTCAGATAATTCTGTTGATATATGCGAGAAAGATATGACTATGTTTGGAAAGatacatgtatataaaagaaCGTATGAGATATGTTCGATAATATTGAAGAATTATTTTGTGTATTATCATCCTTTATATTTagatttttatttatccTTTGCCTG GTACAATAAGGGTTCAAATAATGAGAAAGCGTTTCTTCACTTCTTGAGAGAATTCATATTACTACAAATCAATGTATGCTCAAAAAGGTGTAGGGAAAAGAAGATGGAAATTCTAAAAATGAATGAGAATTTCGAGCATCTTGTTTATTCGATAATTTTTAAGAATAACAAAGAGGAggaagataataaaaataaatatgatataaatgaaaatgtgAATATAAGAAGGATGgataattatatttcttcaacatttttaaatgatatatgTTATCCTCActgtaatatatataatgagaataaaaattttgatattttaaaaaattttaattttttgaaatCTAATATTCTTTTGGCTAGTTCATTACACTATTTCAttaattcattattttattattacaataatgatgattttataaataaatataagagtactgattttatttttgataGTATACTCTTATGCATAAAGTCTTTGGAGAGTGTCAAGAGAACATATAGATTATCTAGTTATACTGAGAAAGGTTTTGGAATTGCATGTCTGGACATTTCtttgatgataataaaattgaaGTTAAAGCATCCGAAGTTTttagaaaagaaaagtaATTGGATGTTGTATGCTCTTCATAATGCGATTGAGGCGCAAGAG GTGTTGAAGCACCATTGTGGTGATAATCACATAGACACCATAAAATGTAGATACACACTGGGActaatatacatatattttaataatttcgAATGTATGAATATGTTAGAAGACGTtctttatcatataaaaaattatgagtatacatatgaagataataatattttaagtAATACCTTTTGGTATATTCCAGATAAATATAAGGACAGCTTAAATTGTATGAATAGAGAAAAGCTTATATTagataaaagaaaaataaaatgttttttattttatatgtggttaaatatatttattcctTTGGAATAtgcaaaaaaaattatgaatatattatttatgttatattcaatggatatatataagaagaaaaagaaggaaaagttaaattataaagataataCCTTTTTTAAGCAAGAGCAAATAGAATCTTATGAACAGATAATATcgtttataaaaaattataaatatatttataaaaaggatGACTTATTTTTGAATTTGGAAGAATATGatcatttattaaaaagtaacgaaaaaatatacttaAAAAGGAAGGAAATGGAGAatagaaaaagaaagaaaaaggaGATGGAAAGgtacaatatatatagtaataataataataataataatattgatgatgctaattattttaataatattcaagttgaaaaaaaagaaattgGGTATTTCAAATTAAAAGGTATTATTGGATGTAGTAATAGTATTTTTGATGAATCCCCAAATTATAAGATGAATAAAGAGATAGATAATAAGgacatattattttatttacataatgaaaagaaaaataacGAATATTATAGTATAACATCTTGTTTCTTAAAAGAATTTATAGATATAGTAGAAATGGAGTctcatttattatatgatgaggaaaaatatttgaatgaatataaatcatatacgaatatggaaaaaaagACAAAAATGTATTCGTTGTTgaagaaattattaaaaataaaggggaaaataaagaaaagaaatcggaaaaataaagactatgataattatatggatcatattaataaatataatgataaacCTAACTATtttgatgataataaaaggCACTATAAGAGTAAAAACataaattcttttataGAATATAGTGATAAAGATGATACactttcatttttaaattcaAATCAAACATGGAGTGATACCTCATCCAATTACTCTGATATTGTTAGAAATATAAGTGATCATATATCCaatgataatatgaagaaaaaagaaaaaaaaaagaaaaatacTTTTCATGGGTTTCTAATGCCctatgataataataagaaaagGAGAGATAAGGTTAagaaatttaaaataaaaaaggacatcaatatttttatgagcataatgtattattttctaaattaTGAAACTTTCCAAAAATTTTACCTCAAAATATAA
- a CDS encoding hypothetical protein (conserved Plasmodium protein, unknown function~part of same gene as PRSY57_0906600B~gap found within coding sequence): MSISIPKVKNNFCLIVKLKSLHLLNDSSKNVVNLKVNVFYDNEDEEKIKYSPERVHSIETFNNEYNFVFKISVNKCFYLPFICLKGECPNFIHITFVDENGKKRERKNLGLKIYLNKKYSFLKYYSSYKTYNVYEGNNNNVKGYVELACGIVSCEHPLEYFLEKNKKMDSDDYFSLVTDISISRLRKEMIICKTDKDMDAHIESYNLENKDNNIEKSSPYKRNVLEIFSSSFKNAYKKMPMPLITTSNVVDVLLSTMLFQYRINGIENPPWLKIINDAYDLHLFKHFQFCNNKKARKRNMHISDYQMYEEIRTCSLFLYLDSVFLNIAAQFSKYVIIQEYT, from the exons atgtcTATAAGTATCCCTAAAGTTaagaataatttttgtCTTATAGTAAAATTAAAGTCATTACATCTTTTGAATGATTCTTCTAAGAATGTAGTTAAT TTAAAAGTAAACGTTTTTTATGACAACGAAGATGAagagaaaataaaatatagtCCAGAGAGAGTTCATTCAATTGAAACGTTTAATAATGAATACAATTTTGTG TTCAAAATCAGTGTAAATAAATGTTTCTATTTACCCTTTATCTGTTTAAAGGGAGAATGTCCcaattttatacatatcaCATTTGTAGATGAGAATGggaaaaaaagagaaagaaaaaacttaggattaaaaatatacttaaataaaaagtatagctttttaaaatattacagttcatataaaacatataatgTTTATGAAGGCAATAACAACAACGTTAAAg GCTATGTAGAGTTGGCATGTGGAATTGTTAGTTGTGAACACCCCTTGGAGTATTTTctagaaaaaaataaaaaaatg GATAGCGATGACTACTTTTCATTGGTAACAGATATATCCATTAGCAGGCTAAGAAAGGAAATGATCATATGCAAAACGGACAAAGATATGGATGCTCACATAGAATCATAT aaTCTGGAGAATAAAGACAATAACATTGAGAAATCATCTCCAT ATAAAAGAAATGTTCTTGAgatattttcttcttcctTTAAAAATGCTTATAAGAAAATGCCTATGCCTTTAATAACAACTTCGAATGTGGTTGACGTTCTTTTAAGCACGATGCTTTTTCAATATAGAATAA aTGGCATAGAAAATCCTCCATGGTTAAAAATCATTAACGATGCCTACGATTTACACTTATTTAAACATTTCCAATTTTGCAACAATAAAAAGGCaagaaaaaggaatatGCACATAAGT GATTATCAAATGTATGAGGAAATTAGGACTTGTAGCTTATTTCTTTATCTAGATAGTGTATTTCTAAATATTGCCGCGCAGTTTTCcaaatatgttataataCAAGAATATAC
- a CDS encoding ribosomal RNA methyltransferase, putative encodes MGKLSKDRRDIYYRKAKESGYRARSSFKLIQINEKFGILKLFKPDIYNCNNEKDLINIYNEHYCYNIVDLCAAPGSWSQVLKNICLYNYYQILYMINKYNNDENIKNIQHEEFLNKFSLYINYNDELEDKIKNLKIKCSNIKKPNIVAVDLQEIGNMNYVKIIQGDITKMSTIDKILKCMNNKINSDEENVNVFYNMEQQKNENNFSYAHTVVSDGAPDITGMNDIDEFIQSQLILSSLKVCCSVLKVGGNFISKIFRGEHTGLLILHLNKFFQRVYICKPQSSRNKSLESFLVCLNFSLPRSNIISMNNHNAENKINDKYLSEEQMRKFHAQLITYKDKDDQESEEKKENYNSHDNIDYNLCHTTKHNKDISEEIETKEEMSSPYEHNNIVENNVTPNSDMLKNINKIINEYDNDKKNLDIFNFYCSDSDEEIKYFNSEDEEVVNNYISSECFMSNKLFSFIATDNYYDSDKSYLLPENYVRHEPQLMPLKPPYMLSLQKKRQEVKK; translated from the coding sequence ATGGGAAAACTAAGTAAAGATAGAAGAGACATTTATTATCGTAAAGCAAAAGAAAGTGGGTATAGGGCAAGAAgttcatttaaattaatacaaataaatgaaaagtttgggatattaaaattatttaaaccagatatatataattgtaataatgaaaaagatttaataaatatatataatgaacattattgttataatattgtCGACTTATGTGCAGCTCCTGGTAGTTGGTCTCAAGttttaaagaatatttgtttatataattattatcaaatattatatatgataaataaatataataatgatgaaaatataaagaatatacaACATGAAGAATTTCTCAACAAGTTTTCTTTGTACATTAATTATAACGACGAATTagaagataaaataaagaatttaaaaataaaatgttccaatataaaaaaaccAAATATTGTTGCTGTAGATTTACAGGAAATAGGAAATATGAATTATGTTAAAATTATACAAGGAGATATAACGAAAATGTCAACCATAGACAAAATCTTGAAATgtatgaataataaaattaatagtgatgaagaaaatgtaaatgttttttataatatggAACAGCAAAAAAAcgaaaataatttttcatatgcTCATACAGTTGTTAGTGATGGAGCTCCTGATATCACAGGAATGAATGATATTGATGAATTCATTCAATCACAATTAATTTTGTCTAGCTTAAAAGTTTGTTGTTCCGTTTTAAAAGTAGGTGGGAATTTTATTAGCAAAATATTTAGGGGAGAACATACAGgattattaatattacacctaaataaattttttcaaagggtttatatatgtaaacCTCAAAGTAGTAGAAATAAAAGTTTAGAATCATTCCTTGTTTGTCTCAATTTCTCTTTACCCAGAtctaatattatatcaatgaataatcataatgcagaaaataaaattaatgaCAAATATTTATCTGAAGAACAAATGAGAAAATTTCATGCTCAGCTAATAACTTATAAGGATAAAGATGATCAAGAATCtgaagaaaaaaaggaaaacTACAATTCTCATGATAATATtgattataatttatgCCATACAACAAAACACAATAAAGATATATCTGAAGAAATAGAAACTAAAGAGGAGATGTCATCACCATatgaacataataatattgtagAAAATAATGTTACTCCAAATTCGgatatgttaaaaaatataaataaaattataaatgaatatgatAATGACAAAAAGAACttagatatatttaatttttattgttcGGATAGtgatgaagaaataaaatattttaactcagaagatgaagaagttgtcaataattatatttcatCAGAATGTTTTATGAGcaataaattattttcatttattgcaacagataattattatgattcGGATAAATCTTATTTGTTACCAGAAAATTATGTGAGACACGAACCCCAACTCATGCCATTAAAACCTCCTTACATGTTATCATTGCAGAAAAAAAGACAAGAGGTAAAAAAATAG
- a CDS encoding tRNA pseudouridine synthase, putative (part of same gene as PRSY57_0906800A~gap found within coding sequence), which produces YHIADENGLLLYSFKFNDYKYNNHVNNKIFLNVMNKYIQSTLLLVSLCHPLKLENKNEDFFENLDDEDIKNDVIHNNMIKEINKK; this is translated from the coding sequence TTATCATATTGCTGATGAAAATGGTCTACTATTATATTCCTTCAAATTTAATGATTACAAGTATAATAATcatgttaataataaaatatttttaaatgtgatgaacaaatatattcaGAGCACTTTGTTATTAGTTTCGCTTTGTCATCCTTtaaaattagaaaataaaaatgaagacTTCTTCGAAAATTTAGATGATGAGGATATAAAGAATGATGTTATTCATAATAACAtgataaaagaaattaataaaaaatga
- a CDS encoding tRNA pseudouridine synthase, putative (part of same gene as PRSY57_0906800B~gap found within coding sequence): MKETHNFLILLSYFGMEFNGSAYQKDNDNTVENKLLENLYKLELIDNYDTPLSRVSRTDKGVSARINGINLRLNIKYENVPILEIERKYVKELKKKLKNIHIHDIKHVSNTFDARLNCIQRTYVYFFINKNYNIEKMKKAA, translated from the exons atgaaagaaaCGCATAACTTTCTAATTCTTTTATCATACTTTGGGATGGAATttaat gGATCTGCATATCAAAAGGACAACGATAATACTGTAGAGAATAAACTTTTAGAAAATCTTTATAAATTAGAATTGAttgataattatgataC GCCATTGTCGAGGGTATCACGAACAGACAAAGGTGTATCTGCTCGTATCAATGGAATAAATTTAAgattaaatataaaatatgagAATGTTCCTATTTTAGAAATAGAAAGGAAATATGttaaagaattaaaaaagaagcttaaaaatatacacatacATGATATTAAACATGTTTCCAATACTTTTGACGCACg ATTAAATTGTATCCAAAGAACgtatgtttatttttttataaataaaaattataacatCGAAAAGATGAAGAAAGCAGCA
- a CDS encoding transporter, putative → MLFKNMKNSFNNKGGLVNTTKKIDESDTESVSEEKEKNETDKIKQNNNNNNNNNNNNNNNNNNNNNNNNNNNNNNNNNNKLYCENAQNDNIINNLYNLNSNVKINNNVEVVGLSFKEKNYMNTYKHFQNDKENEHNNKNMFENNNFHNNNKYNIHNKKKNSKHFDLFIDKRNALNSILSSTFAGIMSRTMTAPLDRVKYIMQITNNLPIYEIFKIIKKDGIICGFFRGNCVNIVKIIPELSIKMYSYEFMKLNVYKYYYNNNNNNNNKENNDIIHTDEQNMNIPFFIRFLIGSSSGAIAALLIYPLEIVKTRLIVSNKIDSSGIIKCFYDIYKNEPYRHFYNGLCMHLYGVILFSGCNMSIYDYLKYLFFSLYKDYIHSNYCLTKNVTKKSQHDKLNQLNNYENYKFVNNNNMDSIHKNKQTNSQENYSPNIHNENRNDNFTFNSLKEVKFYERFKKYSSVIWNNNNNNNNNNYNNNNNNNNDNYNSHNNYNSHNNYYHNNSNNNFVHKKENPLNTSSCSYCNYRIKNVNCLTFLLFGITSSFIAQIVSYPFLVLRTRMQTLNNEIATNYLNNERKKFKSCSFILYNIKIYGYKSLYRGVYVNLLKTIPATSITWFAYEYAMRKLQRI, encoded by the exons ttgttatttaaaaatatgaaaaattcttttaataataaaggaGGCTTGGTTAATACTACGAAAAAAATCGATGAATCTGATACAGAGTCTGTAAgtgaagaaaaagaaaaaaatgaaacagataaaataaaacaaaataataataacaataataataataataataataataataataataataataataataataataataataataataataataataataataataataataacaagTTGTACTGTGAGAATGCacaaaatgataatattattaacaatttatataatttaaactcaaatgtaaaaataaataataatgttgaGGTAGTGGGTTTAAGTTTTAAGGAAAAGAACTATATGAATacatataaacattttcaaaatgataaggaaaatgaacataataataaaaatatgtttgaaaataataactttcataataataataaatataatattcataataaaaagaaaaattcCAAACATTTTGATTTATTCATAGATAAAAGAAATGCTCTTAACAGTATCTTAAGTTCAACATTCGCAGGTATTATGTCTCGTACTATGACTGCACCTTTAGATAgagtaaaatatataatgcaaattacaaataatttacctatatatgaaatattcaaaattattaagAAAGATGGTATTATATGTGGATTTTTTCGAGGGAATTGTGTTAATATTGTAAAAATTATTCCAGAGTTATCgataaaaatgtattcatatgaatttatgaaattaaatgtttataaatattattataataataataataataataataataaagaaaataatgatatcATACATACAGATGAacaaaatatgaatattcCGTTTTTTATTCGCTTTTTAATAGGAAGTTCAAGTGGTGCTATAGCAGCTCTATTGATTTATCCTTTAGAAATTGTAAAAACAAGATTAATCGTTTCCAATAAAATCGATTCAAGTGgtattattaaatgtttttatgatatttataaaaatgaaccTTATAGACATTTCTATAATGGTTTATGTATGCACCTTTATGGAgtcattttattttcagGATGTAATATGAgtatatatgattatttaaaatatttattcttttccTTATATAAGGATTATATTCATTCAAATTATTGTCTTACGAAAAAtgtaacaaaaaaaagTCAACATGACAAATTAAAtcaattaaataattatgaaaattataaatttgtgaataataataacatggatagtattcataaaaataaacaaacaaattcacaagaaaattattctccaaatatacataatgaaaatcgaaatgataattttactttcaattctttaaaagaggtaaaattttatgaacgttttaaaaaatattcctCCGTTATATggaacaataataataataataataataataattataataataataataataataataatgataattataatagtcataataattataatagtcataataattattatcataataatagtaataacaattttgtacataaaaaagaaaatcCCCTGAACACTTCAAGCTGTTCATATTGTAATTATCGTATTAAGAATGTGAATTGTTTAacctttttattatttggtATAACTAGTTCGTTTATAGCTCAGATTGTGAGTTACCCTTTTCTTGTTTTACGTACAAGGATGCAAACActtaataatgaaatagCAACTAATTATCTGAACAACGAAAGGAAGAAATTTAAGTCCTGTAgctttattttatacaaCATCAAAATTTATGGATACAAATCCTTATATAGAG GTGTTTATGTGAATTTGTTAAAAACCATACCTGCTACTTCTATCACGTGGTTTGCCTACGAATATGCCATGCGGAAACTACAAAGGATTTAA